A portion of the Glycine max cultivar Williams 82 chromosome 10, Glycine_max_v4.0, whole genome shotgun sequence genome contains these proteins:
- the ABI5 gene encoding protein ABSCISIC ACID-INSENSITIVE 5 isoform X1, whose amino-acid sequence MVVPESQMNSQNEVESPLQLEEQQQQQNNNNNKNHPFSSLGRQSSSIYSLTLDEFQHTLWENGKNFGSMNMDEFLSSIWSAEENQVLNNSVSNHNNLSLEASTEKGVIRKEPSLPRQGSLTLPAPLCRKTVDEVWSEIHKGQQSQQQQQQNNNTNNNCGSNNNNNVQNTESAPRQPTFGEMTLEDFLVKAGVVREQGGMAAMPVQASAHQHVQQYGMYPNNNPTMGASFVGRPVMGMAGGVRVGSGGRNVVAPPYQAVPQGGVGVGVGGAIAESSGYAGNGKRDVGYPPGAPGVCFGGRVVNGGGGYAAVSNMGVVAPVSPVSPEGIGTGENSGGQFGMDMSMLRGRKRVLDGPVEKVVERRQRRMIKNRESAARSRARKQAYTVELEAELNQLKEENGQLKLALVCLLNCTLINNLINNVEYFSFFLFLYCTNSNFISNMDHASISRPILRGEESNSI is encoded by the exons ATGGTGGTGCCTGAGTCTCAGATGAATTCCCAAAACGAGGTAGAATCGCCGCTACAATTGGAggagcagcaacaacaacaaaacaacaacaacaacaagaaccaCCCATTCTCATCACTAGGAAGACAATCTTCTTCAATATACTCGCTCACCCTCGACGAGTTCCAACACACTCTATGGGAGAATGGCAAGAATTTTGGGTCCATGAACATGGACGAGTTCCTCAGCAGCATATGGAGTGCAGAAGAGAATCAAGTTTTGAACAATTCCGTCTCTAACCACAACAACTTGTCTTTAGAAGCTTCAACAGAGAAAGGTGTGATAAGGAAGGAACCAAGCCTTCCTCGGCAAGGTTCTCTAACACTTCCTGCACCTTTGTGTAGGAAAACAGTGGACGAGGTTTGGTCTGAGATACACAAAGGACAACAAtctcaacaacaacagcaacagaaCAATAACACTAACAACAATTGTggcagtaataataataataatgtacagAATACCGAATCTGCCCCTCGCCAACCTACGTTTGGAGAGATGACTTTGGAGGATTTCTTGGTTAAAGCTGGGGTAGTTAGGGAACAGGGTGGAATGGCTGCAATGCCTGTTCAAGCTTCAGCACATCAGCATGTGCAACAATATGGCATGTATCCAAATAACAACCCTACAATGGGGGCTTCTTTTGTCGGTAGGCCGGTGATGGGGATGGCCGGTGGCGTCCGTGTTGGCAGTGGTGGTAGAAATGTGGTTGCACCGCCTTACCAGGCGGTGCCTCAGGgtggtgttggtgttggtgttggtggTGCAATTGCGGAGTCTTCAGGGTATGCTGGAAATGGAAAGAGGGATGTTGGGTATCCACCGGGGGCGCCGGGGGTTTGCTTTGGAGGGAGGGTGGTGAATGGTGGCGGTGGCTATGCGGCAGTGAGTAATATGGGAGTGGTGGCGCCGGTTAGCCCGGTTTCGCCGGAGGGGATAGGAACCGGCGAAAACTCTGGTGGGCAGTTTGGGATGGACATGAGTATGTTGAGAGGGAGAAAGAGGGTGTTGGATGGTCCTGTGGAGAAGGTGGTGGAGAGAAGGCAGAGGAGGATGATCAAGAACAGAGAATCAGCAGCCAGATCTAGAGCAAGAAaacag GCATACACTGTTGAACTGGAAGCAGAATTGAACCAATTGAAAGAAGAGAACGGCCAACTTAAACTAGCTCTGGTATGCCTACTAAATTGTACTTTGATTAATAATTTGATCAATAAtgttgaatatttttctttttttctttttctttattgtaCTAATAGTAATTTCATATCTAACATGGATCATGCTTCTATCTCTAGGCCGATCTTGAGAGGAGAAGAAAGCAACAG CATTTAG
- the LOC100784356 gene encoding cell division protein FtsZ homolog 2-1, chloroplastic: MASCVSTIFAPSNTRNTPRVFTVGGRNLTCNYPGRACFTKMYDRRNGFSGGIQMSGLLQVKCSANSHSVSPYNSQGPFLDLHPEVSMLRGEGSSTVNSPRKDSSGGDLSESLGTTSIQSDYNEAKIKVIGVGGGGSNAVNRMTESEMHGVEFWIVNTDVQAMRMSPVYPENRLQIGQELTRGLGAGGNPETGMNAAKESKESIEEAVYGADMVFVTAGMGGGTGTGGAPIIASIAKSMGILTVGIVTTPFSFEGRKRSIQAQEGITALRDNVDTLIVIPNDKLLTAVSQSTPVTEAFNLADDILRQGVRGISDIITIPGLVNVDFADVRAIMANAGSSLMGIGTATGKSRARDAALNAIQSPLLDIGIERATGIVWNITGGTDLTLFEVNTAAEVIYDLVDPTANLIFGAVIDPSLSGQVSITLIATGFKRQEESEGRPLQASQLTQADTTFGTNWRSSSFTDGGLFEIPEFLKKRGGSRYPRA; this comes from the exons ATGGCCTCTTGCGTGTCAACAATTTTTGCACCTTCTAATACTAGAAATACACCAAGGGTGTTTACTGTTGGAGGAAGAAATCTGACTTGTAATTACCCTGGGAGAGCTTGTTTCACGAAAATGTATGACCGCAGGAATGGGTTTTCCGGTGGCATCCAAATGTCGGGTTTACTTCAAGTTAAGTGTTCAGCCAATTCACACAGTGTCAGTCCATATAATAGCCAAGGCCCTTTTCTAGATTTACATCCTGAGGTGTCAATGCTTAGAGGAGAAGGGAGCAGTACAGTGAACAGCCCAAGAAAGGATAGCTCAGGTGGGGATTTATCTGAAAGCCTAGGAACTACATCTATCCAAAGTGATTACAATGAAGCAAAAATCAAAGTTATTGGCGTTGGAGGTGGTGGGTCAAATGCAGTCAATCGCATGACAGAGAGCGAAATGCATGGTGTGGAGTTTTGGATTGTTAATACTGATGTTCAAGCCATGAGAATGTCGCCTGTCTATCCGGAGAACCGTTTGCAAATTGGTCAAGAGCTTACACGAGGTCTTGGTGCTGGTGGTAACCCTGAGACTGGAATGAATGCTGCGAAAGAAAGCAAAGAATCGATAGAAGAGGCAGTCTATGGAGCCGATATGGTCTTTGTTACA GCTGGAATGGGTGGGGGAACTGGCACAGGTGGAGCTCCAATTATTGCTAGTATTGCAAAGTCAATGGGTATATTGACGGTTGGTATTGTCACCACCCCTTTCTCGTTTGAAGGGAGAAAGAGATCTATTCAAGCCCAAGAAGGAATTACAGCCTTAAGAGATAATGTTGACACGCTTATAGTTATTCCAAATGACAAGCTACTAACGGCAGTTTCTCAATCTACCCCTGTAACTGAAGCATTCAATCTGGCTGATGATATTCTTCGACAGGGTGTTCGTGGCATATCTGATATTATTACA ATACCAGGGTTGGTGAATGTAGATTTTGCTGATGTTCGGGCTATAATGGCCAATGCAGGTTCTTCACTAATGGGGATAGGAACTGCAACTG GAAAATCAAGGGCAAGAGATGCTGCATTAAATGCCATCCAGTCACCTTTACTGGATATTGGTATAGAGAGGGCTACTGGAATTGTTTGGAACATAACTGGTGGGACTGATCTGACCTTGTTTGAG GTAAACACGGCAGCAGAGGTTATTTATGACCTCGTGGACCCTACTGCTAATTTAATATTTGGAGCAGTAATAGATCCATCACTCAGTGGTCAA GTGAGCATAACATTAATTGCTACTGGATTCAAGCGTCAAGAGGAGAGTGAAGGGAGGCCTCTGCAG GCCAGTCAACTCACTCAAGCAGACACAACCTTCGGCACCAATTGGCGGTCTTCCTCTTTCACTGATGGTGGTTTGTTTGAGATACCAGAATTCCTAAAGAAGAGAGGAGGTTCACGCTATCCGAGGGCGTAA
- the ABI5 gene encoding protein ABSCISIC ACID-INSENSITIVE 5 isoform X2, whose product MVVPESQMNSQNEVESPLQLEEQQQQQNNNNNKNHPFSSLGRQSSSIYSLTLDEFQHTLWENGKNFGSMNMDEFLSSIWSAEENQVLNNSVSNHNNLSLEASTEKGVIRKEPSLPRQGSLTLPAPLCRKTVDEVWSEIHKGQQSQQQQQQNNNTNNNCGSNNNNNVQNTESAPRQPTFGEMTLEDFLVKAGVVREQGGMAAMPVQASAHQHVQQYGMYPNNNPTMGASFVGRPVMGMAGGVRVGSGGRNVVAPPYQAVPQGGVGVGVGGAIAESSGYAGNGKRDVGYPPGAPGVCFGGRVVNGGGGYAAVSNMGVVAPVSPVSPEGIGTGENSGGQFGMDMSMLRGRKRVLDGPVEKVVERRQRRMIKNRESAARSRARKQAYTVELEAELNQLKEENGQLKLALADLERRRKQQHLDQEVNGRVQTNAQKAKKKLRSLRKTLSCPL is encoded by the exons ATGGTGGTGCCTGAGTCTCAGATGAATTCCCAAAACGAGGTAGAATCGCCGCTACAATTGGAggagcagcaacaacaacaaaacaacaacaacaacaagaaccaCCCATTCTCATCACTAGGAAGACAATCTTCTTCAATATACTCGCTCACCCTCGACGAGTTCCAACACACTCTATGGGAGAATGGCAAGAATTTTGGGTCCATGAACATGGACGAGTTCCTCAGCAGCATATGGAGTGCAGAAGAGAATCAAGTTTTGAACAATTCCGTCTCTAACCACAACAACTTGTCTTTAGAAGCTTCAACAGAGAAAGGTGTGATAAGGAAGGAACCAAGCCTTCCTCGGCAAGGTTCTCTAACACTTCCTGCACCTTTGTGTAGGAAAACAGTGGACGAGGTTTGGTCTGAGATACACAAAGGACAACAAtctcaacaacaacagcaacagaaCAATAACACTAACAACAATTGTggcagtaataataataataatgtacagAATACCGAATCTGCCCCTCGCCAACCTACGTTTGGAGAGATGACTTTGGAGGATTTCTTGGTTAAAGCTGGGGTAGTTAGGGAACAGGGTGGAATGGCTGCAATGCCTGTTCAAGCTTCAGCACATCAGCATGTGCAACAATATGGCATGTATCCAAATAACAACCCTACAATGGGGGCTTCTTTTGTCGGTAGGCCGGTGATGGGGATGGCCGGTGGCGTCCGTGTTGGCAGTGGTGGTAGAAATGTGGTTGCACCGCCTTACCAGGCGGTGCCTCAGGgtggtgttggtgttggtgttggtggTGCAATTGCGGAGTCTTCAGGGTATGCTGGAAATGGAAAGAGGGATGTTGGGTATCCACCGGGGGCGCCGGGGGTTTGCTTTGGAGGGAGGGTGGTGAATGGTGGCGGTGGCTATGCGGCAGTGAGTAATATGGGAGTGGTGGCGCCGGTTAGCCCGGTTTCGCCGGAGGGGATAGGAACCGGCGAAAACTCTGGTGGGCAGTTTGGGATGGACATGAGTATGTTGAGAGGGAGAAAGAGGGTGTTGGATGGTCCTGTGGAGAAGGTGGTGGAGAGAAGGCAGAGGAGGATGATCAAGAACAGAGAATCAGCAGCCAGATCTAGAGCAAGAAaacag GCATACACTGTTGAACTGGAAGCAGAATTGAACCAATTGAAAGAAGAGAACGGCCAACTTAAACTAGCTCTG GCCGATCTTGAGAGGAGAAGAAAGCAACAG CATTTAGATCAGGAAGTGAATGGAAGAGTTCAAACCAACGCCCAGAAGGCCAAAAAGAAATTGAGATCATTGAGAAAGACCCTAAGTTGCCCTTTatga
- the LOC100815684 gene encoding protein BIC1 has product MKEKTLSMAHQYSSSNESDSQIIPPQPFKLKKPHQPKGKQMGQEQENESQYLEELVSDSRPRKYSGKDNNNILGQIPSASKIHNKVEIALDHNATKEGITSVEGDHQDSGREKLKRHRVEVAGRVWIPDIWGQEEILKDWIDCTAFDAPLVPSRIVMARTALVEEGRRATSGGLRIENRC; this is encoded by the coding sequence ATGAAAGAGAAAACCCTCTCAATGGCTCACCAATATTCCTCCTCTAATGAATCTGATAGCCAGATCATTCCTCCTCAACCATTCAAATTGAAGAAACCCCACCAACCCAAAGGCAAACAAATGGGGCAAGAACAAGAAAACGAGTCTCAGTATCTCGAGGAATTAGTCTCTGACTCTCGGCCACGAAAATATAGTGGCAAAGATAATAACAACATACTTGGGCAAATCCCATCTGCTTCGAAAATCCACAACAAGGTGGAAATTGCATTGGATCACAATGCTACAAAAGAAGGAATCACAAGTGTTGAAGGTGATCATCAAGATAGTGGACGTGAGAAGTTGAAGAGGCATAGAGTGGAAGTTGCTGGAAGGGTTTGGATTCCTGACATATGGGGACAAGAGGAGATCTTGAAGGATTGGATTGATTGCACAGCATTTGATGCTCCTTTGGTTCCAAGCAGAATCGTTATGGCACGAACGGCTTTGGTTGAAGAAGGTAGAAGAGCCACATCGGGTGGATTGAGAATCGAGAACAggtgttga